A window of Cellulomonas fimi contains these coding sequences:
- a CDS encoding SDR family oxidoreductase: MTTAPSTSADYTARLFGLTGRLAVVTGASRGIGLAIAEALAWSGADVVGVSHSLPPGASDVRAAVEAAGRTFTPLRADLADRAAVAALAADLAGRDVDILVNNGGTIRRTPAVDHSDEDFDHVLDVNLRSAFVLSREVGRTMVARGSGRIVNVASMLSFQGGITVPGYTASKSALAGLTRALANEWASSGVHVNAVAPGYVATANTDDLRQDRARAQEILARIPAHRWATPSDVAGAVVFLCSPAADYVHGAVLPVDGGWLAR; this comes from the coding sequence ATGACGACCGCCCCCAGCACCTCGGCCGACTACACGGCCCGTCTGTTCGGGCTGACCGGCCGGCTCGCGGTCGTCACCGGCGCGAGCCGCGGCATCGGGCTCGCGATCGCCGAGGCCCTCGCGTGGTCGGGCGCGGACGTCGTCGGCGTCAGCCACTCGCTGCCGCCGGGTGCGAGCGACGTGCGGGCCGCCGTGGAGGCCGCCGGGCGGACGTTCACCCCGCTGCGCGCCGACCTCGCCGACCGTGCCGCCGTCGCCGCGCTCGCCGCCGACCTCGCCGGCCGGGACGTCGACATCCTGGTCAACAACGGTGGCACGATCCGCCGCACGCCCGCGGTCGACCACTCCGACGAGGACTTCGACCACGTGCTCGACGTCAACCTGCGCTCGGCGTTCGTGCTCTCGCGCGAGGTCGGGCGCACGATGGTCGCGCGCGGGTCGGGGCGGATCGTCAACGTCGCGTCGATGCTGAGCTTCCAGGGCGGGATCACCGTGCCCGGGTACACCGCGTCGAAGTCGGCGCTCGCGGGGCTGACGCGTGCGCTCGCGAACGAGTGGGCGTCGTCGGGCGTGCACGTCAACGCGGTCGCGCCGGGGTACGTCGCGACCGCGAACACCGACGACCTGCGGCAGGACCGCGCGCGTGCGCAGGAGATCCTCGCGCGCATCCCCGCCCACCGGTGGGCGACGCCGTCGGACGTCGCGGGCGCGGTCGTGTTCCTGTGCTCGCCGGCCGCCGACTACGTGCACGGCGCGGTCCTCCCCGTGGACGGCGGCTGGCTCGCGCGCTGA
- a CDS encoding cupin domain-containing protein: MHIDRNSTEKYKPEYDVLVRRFAETFAQTSPGKEAMGAAISVFEPGETIREHVNKPEVEEVFLVLDGDVDFYLDGRRERITTGDMGLAHIGQAHAFTNAGTTTARLLSIWWRAVREPAPVA; this comes from the coding sequence GTGCACATCGACAGGAACTCGACCGAGAAGTACAAGCCGGAGTACGACGTCCTCGTCCGGCGCTTCGCGGAGACCTTCGCGCAGACCAGCCCGGGCAAGGAGGCCATGGGCGCGGCCATCTCGGTCTTCGAGCCGGGCGAGACGATCCGCGAGCACGTCAACAAGCCCGAGGTCGAGGAGGTCTTCCTCGTCCTCGACGGCGACGTGGACTTCTACCTCGACGGCCGGCGCGAGCGCATCACGACCGGTGACATGGGGCTCGCGCACATCGGCCAGGCGCACGCGTTCACCAACGCGGGCACCACCACCGCCCGGCTGCTGAGCATCTGGTGGCGCGCGGTGCGCGAGCCCGCACCCGTGGCCTGA
- a CDS encoding class I tRNA ligase family protein yields MARTAPTVVFTPPPTPNGALHVGHVGGPYLRADLYVRLVRLLDDREIRHVSHVDTYQSYVAKKAVEVGAEPDALSREYTGRIRADFDAYALRHDAFGDNRDPDYLRFLREGVRALTDVVTVVEREVPRCEGCGRTQLEAYARSACTGCLHDAYLNVCENCSLPQQVDDALGLLCTQCRTAAGGTTTARFLSFDAGAVAAVEDTMRHRHGASRRASALFDRLGPHLALWQFESPYGVAVDDSGLVLNPWVEIFFHHTWCLLQECGVDTRLPFSEGVAELNRRDPDVIYFFGVDNTYYYAFLFTALAQALAIRPMVPSRVKINHFMHLRGAKISSSRGNVVWADELVGSAPVEVLRTRLARSCPEYAPRELADDGPPLSPARPVGVPPAGEGQGPRELDVVRARLADLAAIDTFSVERLVDVIDKGRERARAVGGDDADAIDGYLAHVCRELQLA; encoded by the coding sequence ATGGCGCGCACCGCCCCGACGGTCGTCTTCACCCCGCCGCCGACCCCGAACGGCGCGCTGCACGTCGGCCACGTCGGCGGCCCCTACCTGCGGGCCGACCTGTACGTGCGCCTCGTGCGGCTGCTCGACGACCGCGAGATCCGGCACGTCAGCCACGTCGACACGTACCAGTCGTACGTCGCGAAGAAGGCTGTGGAGGTGGGTGCGGAGCCCGACGCGCTGTCCCGGGAGTACACGGGCCGGATCCGCGCGGACTTCGACGCCTACGCGCTGCGCCACGACGCGTTCGGCGACAACCGCGACCCGGACTACCTGCGCTTCCTGCGGGAGGGCGTGCGGGCGCTCACGGACGTCGTGACGGTCGTCGAGCGCGAGGTTCCGCGGTGCGAGGGCTGCGGGCGCACGCAGCTCGAGGCGTACGCACGCTCGGCGTGCACCGGCTGCCTGCACGACGCGTACCTCAACGTGTGCGAGAACTGCTCGCTCCCGCAGCAGGTCGACGACGCGCTCGGGCTGCTGTGCACGCAGTGCCGCACGGCGGCGGGCGGCACGACGACGGCCCGCTTCCTGTCGTTCGACGCGGGCGCCGTCGCGGCCGTCGAGGACACGATGCGGCACCGGCACGGGGCGTCCCGCCGGGCGTCGGCGCTGTTCGACCGCCTCGGCCCGCACCTCGCGCTGTGGCAGTTCGAGTCGCCGTACGGCGTCGCGGTCGACGACTCCGGGCTGGTGCTCAACCCGTGGGTCGAGATCTTCTTCCACCACACGTGGTGCCTGCTCCAGGAATGCGGCGTCGACACCCGGCTGCCCTTTTCCGAGGGCGTCGCCGAGCTGAATCGTCGGGACCCCGACGTGATCTATTTCTTCGGCGTCGACAACACCTACTACTACGCGTTCCTGTTCACCGCCCTGGCGCAGGCGCTCGCCATTCGGCCGATGGTGCCGTCGCGCGTGAAGATCAACCATTTCATGCACCTGCGCGGCGCGAAGATCTCGTCGAGCCGGGGCAACGTCGTCTGGGCGGACGAGCTCGTCGGGTCCGCGCCGGTCGAGGTGCTGCGCACGCGCCTCGCCCGGTCGTGCCCCGAGTACGCGCCGCGCGAGCTGGCCGACGACGGTCCGCCGCTCAGCCCGGCTCGCCCGGTCGGCGTCCCGCCGGCCGGCGAGGGGCAGGGGCCGCGCGAGCTCGACGTCGTCCGCGCCCGGCTCGCGGACCTCGCCGCCATCGACACGTTCTCGGTCGAGCGCCTCGTCGACGTGATCGACAAGGGGCGCGAGCGCGCGCGTGCCGTCGGCGGCGACGACGCGGACGCGATCGACGGGTACCTCGCACACGTCTGCCGCGAGCTCCAGCTCGCGTAG
- a CDS encoding isocitrate lyase/phosphoenolpyruvate mutase family protein → MTRTDHPAVPVPARRTTLRELFDAPGLVRIVGAHNPLGARLAERAGFDGVWASGLEVSASQGVPDADILTMSDLLSVSASMASAVRIPVVSDCDAGYGNVPQVMHMVRRYEAAGISAVTIEDKLFPKMNSFVASNQSLLPVEAFCGKIAAAAAARTGDLLVIARIEALIAGHDLDEALSRAHAYEAAGADAVLIHAKDRSPDVVLEFLERWSSPLPVVVVPTTYHTVTAAELEEAGAKMVVYANHGLRALITAVSQTFSSILRDGRTSRFEDDIATVEDVFELQGLRDMLDEERRHDAAGVEHALAAAPLASRS, encoded by the coding sequence ATGACCCGCACCGACCACCCCGCCGTCCCCGTCCCCGCCCGCCGGACCACGCTGCGCGAGCTGTTCGACGCGCCCGGCCTGGTGCGGATCGTCGGCGCGCACAACCCGCTCGGCGCCCGGCTCGCGGAGCGCGCGGGCTTCGACGGGGTCTGGGCGAGCGGCCTGGAGGTCTCGGCGTCGCAGGGCGTGCCGGACGCCGACATCCTCACGATGAGCGACCTGCTGAGCGTCTCCGCGTCGATGGCGTCGGCGGTGCGCATCCCGGTCGTCTCCGACTGCGACGCGGGCTACGGCAACGTCCCGCAGGTCATGCACATGGTGCGCCGGTACGAGGCCGCCGGGATCTCGGCGGTGACGATCGAGGACAAGCTCTTCCCGAAGATGAACAGCTTCGTCGCGAGCAACCAGAGCCTGCTCCCGGTCGAGGCGTTCTGCGGCAAGATCGCCGCCGCCGCCGCGGCGCGGACCGGCGACCTGCTCGTGATCGCGCGCATCGAGGCGCTCATCGCGGGGCACGACCTGGACGAGGCGCTGTCCCGGGCGCACGCGTACGAGGCGGCGGGCGCGGACGCGGTGCTCATCCACGCGAAGGACCGCTCGCCCGACGTGGTGCTGGAGTTCCTCGAGCGCTGGTCGTCGCCGCTGCCCGTCGTGGTCGTGCCGACGACGTACCACACGGTCACGGCGGCGGAGCTCGAGGAGGCCGGCGCGAAGATGGTCGTGTACGCGAACCACGGGCTGCGCGCGCTCATCACGGCCGTGTCGCAGACGTTCTCGTCGATCCTGCGCGACGGTCGCACATCGCGGTTCGAGGACGACATCGCGACCGTCGAGGACGTCTTCGAGCTGCAGGGCCTGCGCGACATGCTCGACGAGGAGCGCCGGCACGACGCCGCGGGCGTCGAGCACGCGCTCGCCGCGGCGCCGCTGGCGAGCCGCTCGTGA
- the aepY gene encoding phosphonopyruvate decarboxylase — protein sequence MTTLVDVPAVLEADAFLDVLAARGLGPVVGVPCSFLAPAIRRMEDGAGVEYLAAANEGEAVAIAVGARLGGRRPVVVMQNSGLGNAVNPLTSLASTLEVPVLLLVTWRGEPGFPDEPQHRLMGEITPDLLDAMGVRHEILPSDPVVLGERVDEALRHLDATGRPFAFVVRKGTFEKAVPRPPADDDDAHRPPLRAEVLGAVVDAVGPETVLVATTGYTARELAAGWDRPENLYVVGSMGCASSVALGLATAVPDRRVVVLDGDGAALMRLEALATIGAVRPPNLVHLVLDNGSYESTGGQRTSSSHVDLVGVARACGYGDARSATTPAAVAEAVLGATGTTFVHVPVSPGTDPDLPRPAIQPPDAARRLAAALASEVRP from the coding sequence GTGACGACGCTCGTCGACGTGCCCGCGGTGCTGGAGGCCGACGCGTTCCTCGACGTCCTCGCAGCGCGCGGGCTCGGGCCGGTCGTCGGGGTGCCGTGCTCGTTCCTGGCCCCCGCGATCCGGCGGATGGAGGACGGCGCGGGCGTCGAGTACCTGGCCGCGGCGAACGAGGGCGAGGCGGTCGCGATCGCCGTCGGCGCGCGGCTGGGCGGGCGTCGGCCCGTCGTCGTCATGCAGAACTCCGGGCTCGGCAACGCCGTCAACCCGCTGACGTCGCTCGCGAGCACGCTCGAGGTGCCCGTGCTGCTGCTCGTCACGTGGCGCGGTGAGCCGGGCTTCCCCGACGAGCCGCAGCACCGGCTCATGGGCGAGATCACGCCCGACCTGCTCGACGCGATGGGCGTGCGGCACGAGATCCTCCCGTCCGACCCGGTGGTGCTCGGCGAGCGCGTCGACGAGGCGCTGCGGCACCTGGACGCGACCGGCCGGCCGTTCGCGTTCGTCGTGCGCAAGGGCACGTTCGAGAAGGCGGTGCCGCGACCGCCCGCGGACGACGACGACGCCCACCGACCGCCGCTGCGCGCCGAGGTGCTGGGCGCGGTCGTCGACGCCGTCGGGCCCGAGACCGTGCTCGTCGCGACGACCGGCTACACCGCGCGCGAGCTCGCCGCCGGCTGGGACCGTCCGGAGAACCTGTACGTCGTCGGGTCGATGGGGTGCGCGTCGAGCGTCGCGCTGGGCCTCGCGACGGCCGTGCCCGACCGGCGGGTCGTCGTGCTCGACGGTGACGGGGCGGCGCTCATGCGGCTCGAGGCGCTCGCGACGATCGGCGCGGTGCGGCCGCCGAACCTCGTGCACCTGGTCCTCGACAACGGGTCGTACGAGTCGACGGGCGGGCAGCGCACGTCGTCGTCGCACGTCGACCTCGTGGGCGTCGCGAGGGCCTGCGGGTACGGCGACGCCCGGAGCGCGACGACGCCGGCCGCGGTCGCGGAGGCGGTGCTCGGCGCGACCGGCACGACGTTCGTGCACGTGCCCGTGAGCCCCGGCACCGACCCGGACCTGCCGCGACCCGCGATCCAGCCGCCCGACGCGGCCCGCCGCCTCGCCGCCGCGCTCGCGTCGGAGGTGCGGCCGTGA
- a CDS encoding pyridoxal-phosphate-dependent aminotransferase family protein, translating to MTRVVLLNPGPVMTADEVREALAGPDLCHRESDFGDLLARVRHELTDLCGGTGTHDTVVLTSSGTGAVEAAVASAVPADGVVLTLENGHYGERMRQIAQSHGIPVRELAVPWGRPLDARDVAARLAAEPQVTHVTLVHHETSTAMLNDLPGIARVVAEAGRSLVVDAVSSVGCEDVDVAAQGVDWLAGTSNKCLEGMPGLSFVTARADLLDALAGSPGRGYTVDLGRHHRAQARAGVPAFTPAVPTFYALEVALRRLRAETVSGRRARYGRLAELLRAGLVERGFTVHLDPAERASSLTSLDLPPGLGYAELHAGLRARGYVVYASQEHLRDQAFRVATMGTLTEDEVRGFVSALDAVVAAAPRTGTRHERERRHAGPSHATAPVAT from the coding sequence GTGACGCGCGTCGTGCTGCTCAACCCAGGCCCGGTGATGACGGCCGACGAGGTCCGCGAGGCGCTCGCCGGACCGGACCTGTGCCACCGGGAGTCCGACTTCGGCGACCTGCTGGCCCGCGTCCGGCACGAGCTGACCGACCTGTGCGGCGGCACCGGCACGCACGACACCGTCGTGCTCACGTCGTCCGGGACGGGCGCCGTCGAGGCGGCCGTCGCGAGCGCCGTGCCGGCCGACGGCGTCGTGCTCACGCTGGAGAACGGGCACTACGGCGAGCGCATGCGGCAGATCGCGCAGTCGCACGGCATCCCCGTCCGCGAGCTCGCGGTGCCGTGGGGACGCCCGCTCGACGCGCGCGACGTCGCGGCCCGGCTCGCCGCGGAGCCGCAGGTCACGCACGTGACGCTCGTGCACCACGAGACGAGCACGGCCATGCTCAACGACCTGCCCGGCATCGCCCGGGTCGTGGCCGAGGCGGGCCGGTCGCTGGTCGTCGACGCCGTGAGCAGCGTCGGGTGCGAGGACGTCGACGTCGCGGCGCAGGGCGTCGACTGGCTCGCGGGGACGTCGAACAAGTGCCTCGAAGGCATGCCGGGCCTGTCGTTCGTCACCGCGCGCGCCGACCTGCTCGACGCGCTCGCCGGGAGCCCCGGACGCGGGTACACCGTCGACCTGGGCCGGCACCACCGGGCCCAGGCGCGCGCGGGCGTCCCGGCCTTCACGCCCGCCGTCCCGACGTTCTACGCGCTCGAGGTCGCGCTGCGGCGCCTGCGCGCGGAGACGGTGTCCGGTCGACGTGCCCGCTACGGGCGGCTCGCGGAGCTGCTGCGCGCCGGGCTCGTCGAGCGCGGGTTCACGGTGCACCTCGACCCCGCCGAGCGTGCGTCGTCGCTCACGTCGCTCGACCTGCCGCCCGGGCTCGGGTACGCCGAGCTGCACGCGGGCCTGCGGGCGCGCGGCTACGTCGTCTACGCGTCGCAGGAGCACCTGCGCGACCAGGCGTTCCGTGTCGCGACGATGGGCACGCTGACCGAGGACGAGGTCCGCGGGTTCGTCTCCGCGCTCGACGCGGTGGTCGCCGCGGCACCCCGGACGGGTACCCGGCACGAGCGGGAACGGCGGCACGCGGGCCCGTCGCACGCCACCGCACCGGTGGCGACGTGA